The following are encoded together in the Desulfococcus multivorans genome:
- a CDS encoding DUF748 domain-containing protein, whose product MNPSHQPEPRADMKSRIKRVLLSRPVVIAAAALAFYTLVGFFLAPYLVKRYVPRGLESALGTPATIGSVRMNPFLLTAEVTDFSLREKNDRTLAGFHRLFVNFQLSSLFRWAWTFRDIRLDSPSARIVIEKDGALNWAKLGPAVPDPPAPGPDSPDDTDADSEKSGPVRLLVHAVAIEDGKIDIADLRQSRPAALAIHPVDVALNNISTLADREGAYTLGAKFPDGGTFRWEGRVSLAPIASSGKLSIESLKAATLWPFARDALNLSQPRGALGVKLGYDLAMTEGSTKAVVDDLEIRLSDLALQMEKEPEPFLALTEIALKGGRVDPVGRTVGIGALSIRGGRLGAGIGADGRVNLQNILRSNPTTSPSKPPSPPGAPWRLKVDRFTVDDVNLAFTDASRKPSAAIHAGPVDLALKAAVETGPGPVSVKLTGIESRIQGTTAALEGASRPIIDIPVIAVTSGAVDLADRSITIDAVEMSGGKIAVARDAAGGIDAVKLIPPAKADVTEKKPDPPSDAQDPWQFMVRKIGISDFRSSFIDAAVNPEKPVFGIEGVSLELLDVDGRSPSTFTLAMTAVQGGRLSAGGTVDPAGPAAEVNLDVADLDLTPVQPYITPYVDVEMLSGRFSTKGTLRHGAEKARAKTVYAGKIQVDDFRVVETGSKETLVGWSSLQTGQLRLHLSPNRLAIDEIVLSKPAGKLFIDQDGTVNVVKIIKTPPKDKTVAKSAPEAPSNEFPIRISKVRLADGSLDFTDLSLTPPFGTEIGELAGVVIGMSSEKNTRAQIKLEGRVNEYGSARIEGEINTFDPKAFMDIAMIFQNLEMTRLSPYSGKFAGRRIRSGKISLDLEYKIDNGQMLGDNQIIVDRLILGEKVESPDAANLPLDLAVALLQDADGVIDIGLPVRGNLNDPQFSFGGIIWKAFTNLITKIATAPFRALGALLGIEGKDLEAVAFEPGSATPSPPEREKLDKLREALKQRPQLQVVVTGRYDAQADGRVLRERRVRRTLAEKRQTPLKPGEDPGPVDFSNRRVRKTLEKWFEERFGGEAADQLEEEIDAAEKTQSPDPGRAAKTIFERLVEAEPLEPKALENLAAERATAVVKVLTGENGIPGERVSAGPPEAKSGKNAASAGLALEAKSPGAAGAPKGNR is encoded by the coding sequence ATGAACCCGTCCCATCAACCCGAACCCCGGGCGGACATGAAATCCCGCATCAAGCGCGTCCTCTTATCCAGGCCGGTCGTCATCGCAGCGGCGGCGCTGGCCTTCTATACCCTGGTCGGCTTTTTTCTGGCGCCGTACCTGGTCAAACGGTATGTGCCGAGAGGCCTCGAAAGCGCCCTCGGAACCCCTGCAACCATCGGAAGCGTTCGCATGAACCCGTTCCTCCTCACCGCGGAGGTCACCGACTTCAGCCTCCGGGAAAAAAACGACCGCACCCTGGCGGGATTTCACCGGTTGTTCGTGAATTTCCAGCTCAGCAGCCTTTTCCGCTGGGCGTGGACCTTCAGGGACATCCGGCTCGATTCGCCGTCGGCCCGCATCGTGATCGAAAAAGACGGGGCCCTCAACTGGGCGAAGCTGGGTCCTGCCGTGCCGGACCCCCCTGCCCCCGGGCCGGACAGTCCTGACGACACCGACGCCGATTCCGAAAAGAGCGGTCCCGTCAGGCTGCTCGTCCACGCCGTGGCCATCGAGGACGGAAAAATCGACATCGCGGACCTCCGACAATCCCGACCCGCCGCCCTGGCGATTCACCCCGTCGACGTCGCCCTCAACAATATCTCCACCCTGGCCGACCGGGAGGGGGCTTACACCCTCGGCGCCAAATTTCCCGACGGGGGAACCTTTCGATGGGAAGGCCGGGTGTCCCTTGCACCCATCGCCTCCTCGGGAAAACTGTCCATTGAATCCCTCAAGGCGGCCACGCTCTGGCCCTTTGCCCGGGACGCCCTGAACCTGAGCCAACCCCGGGGCGCCCTGGGGGTCAAACTGGGGTATGACCTCGCCATGACGGAGGGGAGCACGAAAGCCGTGGTGGACGACCTCGAGATTCGACTTTCGGATCTGGCCCTGCAGATGGAAAAAGAGCCCGAACCCTTCCTCGCACTGACCGAAATTGCCTTGAAGGGCGGCCGCGTCGACCCGGTCGGCCGAACGGTCGGGATCGGCGCGTTATCGATTCGGGGGGGCCGCCTCGGTGCCGGCATCGGCGCAGACGGACGAGTGAATCTCCAGAACATCCTGCGATCGAACCCGACGACATCCCCATCGAAACCGCCGTCCCCCCCGGGAGCCCCCTGGCGCCTGAAGGTCGACCGGTTCACCGTGGACGACGTCAACCTCGCCTTCACCGATGCAAGCCGAAAGCCTTCGGCGGCGATCCATGCCGGACCGGTTGACCTCGCCCTCAAGGCCGCCGTTGAAACCGGCCCGGGACCGGTGAGCGTCAAGCTCACCGGGATCGAATCCCGCATCCAGGGCACCACGGCGGCGCTCGAGGGGGCTTCCCGGCCGATCATCGACATCCCCGTGATCGCGGTCACGTCGGGAGCCGTCGACCTGGCCGATCGGTCCATCACCATAGATGCCGTCGAGATGAGCGGCGGGAAGATCGCCGTGGCCCGGGACGCCGCCGGCGGGATCGACGCCGTGAAGCTCATCCCTCCGGCAAAAGCCGACGTCACCGAAAAAAAACCGGACCCGCCGTCCGACGCCCAGGATCCCTGGCAATTCATGGTGCGGAAGATCGGGATTTCGGATTTCCGGTCGTCCTTTATCGACGCCGCCGTGAATCCCGAAAAACCGGTCTTCGGGATCGAAGGCGTCTCCCTCGAACTCCTGGACGTTGACGGCCGATCTCCGTCGACGTTCACGCTGGCGATGACGGCGGTTCAGGGGGGGCGGCTGTCGGCCGGGGGCACCGTCGATCCCGCGGGGCCGGCGGCCGAGGTGAACCTTGACGTGGCGGACCTCGATCTGACCCCTGTCCAGCCCTACATCACGCCGTATGTGGACGTGGAGATGCTCTCCGGCCGGTTTTCCACAAAGGGGACGCTCCGTCACGGCGCCGAAAAGGCGCGGGCCAAAACCGTCTATGCCGGGAAGATTCAGGTCGACGATTTCCGGGTGGTGGAAACCGGATCCAAGGAAACCCTTGTGGGCTGGTCGTCTCTCCAAACCGGCCAGCTTCGCCTCCACCTGTCGCCCAACCGGCTGGCCATCGACGAGATCGTTCTCTCGAAGCCCGCCGGCAAGCTGTTTATCGACCAGGACGGGACCGTCAACGTCGTCAAGATCATCAAGACGCCCCCGAAGGACAAAACCGTCGCAAAATCGGCGCCTGAAGCGCCGTCCAACGAATTCCCCATTCGGATTTCGAAGGTTCGCCTGGCGGACGGCAGCCTCGATTTCACCGATCTCAGCCTTACGCCCCCCTTCGGCACCGAGATCGGGGAGCTCGCCGGGGTCGTCATCGGCATGTCGTCCGAAAAAAACACACGGGCTCAGATCAAGCTCGAGGGGCGCGTCAACGAATACGGCTCCGCCAGGATCGAAGGGGAAATCAACACCTTCGATCCCAAGGCATTCATGGATATCGCCATGATCTTCCAGAATCTGGAGATGACCCGGCTGTCGCCCTACTCGGGCAAGTTCGCGGGACGCCGCATCCGTTCGGGAAAGATATCCCTGGATCTCGAGTACAAGATCGACAACGGCCAGATGCTGGGCGACAACCAGATCATCGTCGATCGGCTGATCCTGGGGGAGAAGGTGGAGAGCCCCGATGCCGCCAACCTGCCCCTGGACCTGGCCGTGGCCCTGCTTCAGGATGCCGACGGCGTCATCGACATCGGGCTGCCGGTCCGCGGGAACCTCAACGACCCTCAATTCAGTTTCGGGGGTATCATCTGGAAAGCCTTCACCAACCTGATCACCAAAATCGCCACCGCCCCCTTCCGTGCCCTGGGAGCCCTCCTGGGCATCGAAGGCAAGGATTTGGAGGCAGTGGCTTTCGAGCCGGGAAGCGCAACACCCTCCCCCCCGGAACGGGAGAAGCTCGACAAACTGCGTGAGGCGCTGAAGCAACGGCCTCAGCTTCAGGTCGTCGTGACGGGCCGCTATGATGCACAGGCGGATGGTCGGGTATTGCGGGAACGCCGGGTTCGAAGGACTCTGGCTGAAAAACGGCAGACTCCCTTGAAGCCCGGCGAGGATCCGGGTCCCGTCGATTTCAGCAACCGACGGGTACGGAAGACTCTCGAGAAATGGTTTGAGGAACGGTTCGGCGGTGAGGCCGCGGATCAACTGGAAGAGGAGATCGACGCCGCCGAGAAAACACAGTCCCCGGATCCGGGCAGGGCGGCCAAGACGATTTTCGAGCGCCTGGTTGAAGCAGAGCCCCTGGAACCGAAAGCCCTGGAAAACCTCGCCGCGGAACGGGCGACAGCCGTGGTCAAAGTCCTCACCGGCGAGAACGGCATACCTGGGGAACGTGTCTCCGCGGGACCGCCCGAGGCGAAATCCGGAAAAAACGCCGCGTCCGCGGGACTGGCGCTGGAAGCCAAAAGCCCCGGGGCGGCGGGGGCACCGAAAGGAAATCGATGA
- the prxU gene encoding thioredoxin-dependent peroxiredoxin (Most members of this family contain a selenocysteine.), with the protein MSDEVPVGCARPTGGPVGETVDESPETKPTIVKEVSPMIQVGKKAPDFVAPAYQQGKFVSVKLSDYLGKWVVLCFYPGDFTFVUATEISAVAEKYPTFQELGVEILSMSIDSVFVHKMWNDEELSKMVEGGVPFPMLSDAGGRVGKTFGVFDEAAGVETRGRFIIDPDGVIQGFEVLNPPVGRNISESIRQLQAFQHVRNTKGAEVAPSGWRPGKVTLKPGPDLVGKVWTVWKTEMAFD; encoded by the coding sequence ATGAGTGACGAAGTGCCGGTCGGCTGCGCCAGACCCACCGGAGGCCCCGTCGGCGAAACCGTCGATGAGAGCCCCGAAACAAAACCCACCATCGTCAAGGAGGTTTCACCTATGATTCAAGTCGGCAAAAAAGCGCCGGATTTTGTCGCCCCGGCCTATCAGCAGGGCAAGTTCGTTTCCGTAAAACTCTCGGATTACCTGGGCAAGTGGGTGGTGCTGTGTTTCTATCCCGGGGATTTCACCTTCGTCTGAGCGACGGAGATTTCGGCAGTTGCCGAAAAATATCCCACCTTTCAGGAACTGGGCGTTGAAATCCTCTCCATGAGCATCGACAGCGTCTTCGTCCACAAGATGTGGAACGACGAGGAACTTTCGAAGATGGTCGAGGGCGGCGTGCCGTTTCCCATGCTTTCGGATGCCGGCGGCAGGGTGGGAAAGACCTTCGGTGTCTTCGACGAGGCAGCCGGCGTCGAAACCCGGGGACGGTTCATCATCGACCCCGACGGGGTGATCCAGGGATTCGAGGTGCTCAATCCACCGGTGGGGCGGAACATCAGCGAGTCCATCCGCCAGCTCCAGGCCTTTCAGCATGTTCGGAACACCAAGGGCGCCGAAGTAGCGCCGTCTGGCTGGCGTCCGGGGAAAGTGACGCTCAAGCCGGGTCCCGATCTCGTCGGCAAGGTATGGACGGTATGGAAAACCGAGATGGCCTTTGATTGA
- a CDS encoding transporter substrate-binding domain-containing protein, with product MNLLSKNRLLALTFSGIITISMIVHAGPVAEARKEAAPIAAGAEVDYPPFSFVDAEGRATGFSVELMQAALTAMGRNVAFQAGIWSDVRSRLEKGEIDALPLVGRTPERERIFDFTFPYMTLHGAVVVRNDTTGIRTLDDLRGRRVAVMKGDNAEEFLRRQERGIDIRTTQSFEVALTGLSAGRYDAVVIQRLVALRLIQETGLANLRIVNRPIEDFRQDFCFAVREGDRETLALLNEGLALVMADGTYRHLHAGWFAALELPLNRRIVIGGDNNYPPYEYLDENGRPAGYNVDLTRAIARELSLDIEIRLAPWADIRNALARGEIDALQGMFYSPRRDLAFDFSPPHMVNHCVAVVRTAAAPPPTAVTDLVGKQIVVQEGDIMHDFVIENGLEEQVTTVPTQEDALRELADGRHDCALVSRMTALYWIKKYGWRYLSVGRRPLFSAGYAYAVPHNHKPLLAELSEGLKMIEDSGEYRRIYTRWMGVYEAPEPGFRAFIRYAAMVIAPLVLLLLFFFLWTWSLRKQVALKTMHLEKSEKRFRRAIEEAPFPIMIHAEDGEVMTLSRTWKEISGYTGEAAGTIDEWTSLAHGDRKVEARAVFSRIYRPNDPHDDISFEIVCRDGSVRIWNFSSTSLGKLPDGRGIAITMAADITDLKGAHERIQHLNHVLRAIRDVNQLIIRERDPDALIREGCRLLVDHRGYDSALIVLGDENGRPVSWSGNGTAFTSETLTQMLESGQLPNCCAVARFTDNVLVIDDREAVCEGCPIYDAQNGSEFQSLCAQLRYEERVFGYIVVAVRQGLIVDDEELGLFTEIAGDLAYALHGLHTNDAHKKANTERMSLEKQLIQAQKMESIGRLAGGVAHDYNNMLSVIMGYTEMAIEKTSPSAPIRHDLNEILAAAHRSANITRQLLTFARRETIAPRVLDLNAAVKNTLNMLRRLIGEDVALIWRPRTRLWPVKIDPTQFDQILANLCINARDAITDVGRIIIETDCVTLGETYVGRHLDDPPGEYVVLSVTDTGCGMDRETAARIFEPFFTTKNPGTGTGLGLATVYGIVKQNRGIVNVYSEPGRGSVFRIYLPRFEKPKAERVAAVAEEIQKGRGEWVLLVEDEASILKLMETMLHDLDYKVLPAKSPAEALDLAATTSHPITLLITDVVMPEMNGRELAEKLRRRRPTLRCLFMSGYTDTAIAHHGVLMPGVNFIQKPFSIKDLSNKIRTVLEAEG from the coding sequence ATGAACCTCCTTTCCAAAAACCGCCTGCTCGCGCTGACGTTTTCCGGCATCATCACGATCTCGATGATCGTGCACGCCGGTCCTGTCGCGGAAGCCCGGAAGGAAGCCGCACCTATCGCCGCCGGCGCCGAAGTCGATTATCCGCCCTTTTCCTTTGTCGACGCGGAGGGGCGGGCCACCGGTTTTTCGGTCGAATTGATGCAGGCCGCTCTCACCGCCATGGGGCGGAATGTCGCTTTTCAGGCCGGGATATGGTCGGATGTCCGGAGCCGGCTGGAAAAAGGCGAGATCGACGCGCTGCCTTTGGTGGGGCGGACCCCGGAACGGGAGCGCATTTTCGACTTTACCTTCCCCTACATGACGCTCCACGGCGCCGTCGTCGTCCGGAACGACACCACCGGCATTCGGACGTTGGACGACCTTAGAGGGCGGAGGGTGGCCGTCATGAAGGGCGACAATGCCGAGGAGTTCCTGCGACGGCAGGAACGCGGCATCGACATCCGTACCACGCAAAGCTTCGAGGTCGCCCTCACCGGCCTTTCAGCAGGCCGATACGATGCCGTCGTCATTCAGCGCCTGGTAGCCCTGCGTCTGATTCAGGAAACCGGTCTCGCCAATCTCAGGATCGTCAACCGTCCCATCGAAGACTTCCGTCAGGATTTCTGCTTTGCCGTCCGTGAAGGCGATCGTGAAACCCTGGCATTGCTCAACGAAGGACTGGCCCTGGTCATGGCGGACGGGACCTACCGCCATCTTCACGCCGGATGGTTCGCCGCCCTGGAGCTTCCCTTGAATCGCCGCATCGTGATCGGCGGAGACAACAATTATCCCCCTTATGAATATCTGGATGAAAACGGCAGGCCGGCCGGCTACAACGTCGATCTCACCCGGGCCATCGCCCGGGAGCTGAGCCTCGACATCGAGATCCGACTTGCGCCGTGGGCCGACATCCGCAATGCCCTCGCCCGGGGTGAGATCGACGCCCTTCAGGGGATGTTCTACTCGCCCCGGCGGGACCTGGCCTTCGATTTCAGCCCGCCCCATATGGTCAATCACTGCGTCGCGGTGGTTCGTACTGCCGCGGCGCCGCCCCCGACAGCCGTGACGGACCTCGTTGGAAAACAGATCGTGGTGCAGGAAGGCGACATTATGCATGACTTTGTGATTGAAAACGGGCTGGAGGAGCAGGTCACCACCGTTCCGACCCAGGAGGACGCGCTCCGGGAGCTGGCGGATGGGCGCCACGACTGCGCCCTGGTCTCCCGGATGACGGCCCTCTACTGGATCAAGAAGTACGGCTGGCGTTATTTGAGCGTCGGCCGGCGCCCGCTGTTTTCCGCCGGATACGCTTATGCCGTGCCCCACAACCACAAGCCTCTTCTGGCGGAGTTGAGCGAGGGCTTGAAAATGATTGAGGACAGCGGAGAGTACCGCCGCATCTATACCCGCTGGATGGGCGTATATGAAGCGCCTGAACCCGGATTCAGAGCCTTCATCCGGTATGCCGCTATGGTCATTGCTCCGTTGGTCCTGCTGCTGTTGTTTTTTTTCCTCTGGACCTGGTCCCTCCGAAAGCAGGTGGCATTGAAGACCATGCACCTCGAAAAGAGCGAGAAACGGTTCCGACGCGCCATCGAGGAGGCCCCGTTTCCCATCATGATTCACGCCGAGGACGGCGAAGTGATGACCCTCAGCCGCACATGGAAAGAAATTTCCGGGTATACCGGCGAAGCGGCGGGCACCATCGACGAATGGACGTCATTGGCCCACGGGGACCGGAAAGTGGAAGCCCGCGCGGTTTTCAGCAGGATTTACCGCCCGAACGACCCTCACGACGACATCTCGTTCGAGATCGTCTGCCGCGACGGTTCCGTCCGGATATGGAATTTCAGTTCGACGTCCCTGGGAAAACTTCCCGACGGTCGCGGAATCGCCATCACCATGGCCGCCGACATCACCGATCTCAAAGGCGCCCATGAGCGCATCCAGCATCTCAATCATGTGCTCAGGGCGATCCGGGACGTTAACCAACTCATCATCAGGGAACGGGATCCCGATGCACTGATCCGCGAAGGCTGCCGGCTTCTGGTGGACCATCGCGGCTATGATTCCGCCCTGATCGTTCTCGGCGACGAGAACGGCCGTCCCGTCTCCTGGTCCGGAAACGGCACGGCATTTACATCGGAGACGTTGACCCAAATGCTCGAAAGCGGTCAACTGCCCAACTGCTGCGCCGTCGCCCGTTTTACGGACAACGTCCTGGTGATCGACGACCGGGAAGCGGTGTGTGAGGGGTGTCCCATATATGACGCCCAGAACGGCTCGGAATTCCAGTCCCTTTGCGCGCAACTGCGTTACGAGGAGCGTGTTTTCGGGTATATCGTCGTCGCCGTAAGGCAGGGCCTGATCGTGGATGATGAAGAGCTGGGCCTGTTTACGGAAATCGCCGGCGATCTGGCCTACGCCCTTCACGGCCTGCACACGAACGACGCTCACAAAAAGGCCAACACCGAGCGCATGTCATTGGAAAAACAACTGATCCAAGCCCAGAAGATGGAATCCATCGGTCGGTTGGCCGGCGGTGTGGCCCACGATTACAACAACATGCTGAGCGTCATTATGGGCTACACGGAGATGGCGATCGAAAAGACCTCGCCGTCCGCGCCGATCAGACACGATCTCAACGAAATTCTGGCGGCGGCGCACCGTTCGGCGAACATTACCCGGCAGCTGCTGACCTTTGCCCGCCGAGAAACCATAGCTCCCAGAGTGCTTGATTTGAACGCCGCCGTAAAAAACACCCTCAACATGCTTCGCCGCCTCATCGGTGAGGATGTGGCGTTGATCTGGCGTCCGAGGACCCGGCTGTGGCCGGTCAAAATCGATCCGACCCAGTTCGACCAGATCCTGGCCAATCTCTGCATCAACGCCCGGGATGCCATTACCGATGTGGGCAGGATCATCATCGAAACGGACTGCGTGACCCTCGGCGAGACATACGTCGGTCGCCATCTGGACGATCCCCCCGGCGAATATGTGGTGCTGTCGGTGACGGACACGGGGTGCGGTATGGATCGGGAGACCGCGGCGCGCATTTTCGAGCCGTTTTTCACGACCAAGAATCCGGGGACGGGCACCGGTCTGGGATTGGCCACCGTCTACGGCATCGTCAAGCAGAATAGAGGGATCGTGAACGTCTACAGCGAACCGGGCCGAGGGTCCGTCTTCAGGATCTATCTGCCCCGATTCGAAAAGCCCAAGGCTGAGAGGGTCGCGGCCGTCGCCGAAGAGATTCAAAAAGGGCGTGGCGAATGGGTCCTGCTTGTGGAGGACGAAGCGTCGATCCTGAAGCTGATGGAAACAATGCTGCATGACCTCGATTACAAGGTATTGCCGGCCAAAAGTCCTGCCGAGGCCCTGGATCTCGCGGCCACGACATCGCATCCCATCACCCTCCTGATCACCGACGTGGTCATGCCCGAAATGAACGGACGGGAGTTGGCCGAAAAACTCCGGCGCCGCCGTCCCACCCTCCGCTGCCTTTTCATGTCGGGCTATACAGACACCGCCATCGCCCACCACGGCGTGTTGATGCCGGGCGTGAACTTCATTCAGAAACCCTTCTCCATCAAAGATCTCTCCAACAAGATTCGGACTGTTCTGGAGGCTGAAGGCTGA
- a CDS encoding response regulator encodes MRARSSRSVFRNGGDVTEKERFSMALEKDILTVSEAARMCSVTRATVWRWIKAGRLRSAATAGGHHRIHLDDLQDLRRKNDMEIRIRYGRAERRILIVDDDPGVRKVLTRTLSREGYTVAWASDGFEAGLQTIRFKPDLIILDLFMPRVDGFEVCRRIKSDKETAHIRIIAVSGFADRENRQRILDYGADRFMPKPIDIRSIRKGISDLLK; translated from the coding sequence ATCAGGGCGCGTTCATCCCGCTCCGTCTTCAGGAACGGAGGAGATGTTACAGAGAAGGAACGGTTTTCCATGGCGCTTGAAAAAGATATCCTCACCGTCTCGGAAGCGGCAAGGATGTGCAGTGTAACCCGGGCGACGGTCTGGCGGTGGATCAAGGCGGGCAGGCTGCGGTCGGCCGCAACCGCGGGTGGACACCACAGGATCCATCTGGATGATCTGCAGGATCTCAGAAGAAAAAACGACATGGAGATCCGAATCCGTTACGGCCGGGCTGAAAGGCGGATTCTCATCGTGGATGACGATCCCGGTGTCCGAAAGGTTCTGACAAGGACGCTCTCCAGGGAGGGTTACACCGTTGCATGGGCTTCGGACGGTTTCGAGGCGGGCCTCCAGACCATCAGATTCAAACCGGATCTCATCATCCTCGATCTATTCATGCCGCGCGTCGACGGCTTCGAAGTCTGCCGTCGCATCAAGAGCGACAAGGAGACCGCCCATATCAGGATCATCGCCGTGTCGGGTTTCGCCGACCGGGAGAATCGGCAACGGATTCTCGACTACGGTGCGGATCGCTTCATGCCAAAACCCATCGATATCAGATCGATCCGAAAAGGAATTTCAGATCTTTTGAAATAA
- a CDS encoding hybrid sensor histidine kinase/response regulator — translation MTEQQDSTHTNILLIRNGLDIPDRETVRTGSRERLLSATLDALTAHVAVLDETGMILTVNKAWRDFAAAADAKPEAVSEGVDYLGVCDSATGDDAPLARAFGAAVRDVIHGRSDYFEVQYPCHDDREKRWFVGRVTPLPGYSPPRKVVTSHLNITDRVVMEKERDRLEEQLRNAQKLEAVGTLAGGIAHDFNNILSAVIGYTDLLLEEADAYPAIRDDLEEIARAGMRARDLVAQLLSFSRQARTETGPVQIYLLVKEALKMLRSALPSNIEIVQEIQSFAEITADPGQIHQLLMNLCTNAYQAMREDGGVLTVRLEDVEVDASHTLAFPDPAPGPYQRLTVSDTGVGMDEATRRRIFDPYFTTREKGEGSGLGLSVVHGIVRTYGGGITVDSRPGKGSTFTILLPAIKARETAVDPVAETVPFPVNERILFVDDEPQMLRMARQMLQKTGYRIDTLDSSLKALEQFKADPDGYDIVISDMTMPGLTGDRLAVEILKIRPDLPMILCTGFSERIDEDRAAAIGVRKLVMKPFVRAELVRAVQDALAGSKGTDGPVSGASTRSAGEP, via the coding sequence ATGACAGAACAGCAGGATTCCACACACACAAACATTCTCCTGATTCGGAACGGCCTCGACATCCCAGACCGGGAAACGGTTCGCACCGGAAGTCGCGAACGGCTGCTGAGCGCGACGCTGGATGCATTGACCGCCCATGTCGCCGTTCTCGATGAAACCGGCATGATTCTTACGGTCAACAAAGCGTGGCGGGATTTCGCCGCTGCCGCCGATGCCAAACCCGAAGCCGTGTCTGAAGGGGTCGACTACCTCGGCGTATGCGATTCGGCAACAGGCGATGACGCCCCTCTGGCCAGGGCTTTCGGTGCGGCCGTCAGAGACGTCATCCACGGTCGAAGCGACTATTTCGAGGTGCAATACCCCTGCCACGACGATCGGGAAAAACGCTGGTTTGTAGGCCGGGTGACGCCGTTGCCGGGGTATTCTCCCCCGCGAAAGGTCGTCACCTCTCACCTGAACATCACGGATCGGGTGGTGATGGAAAAGGAAAGGGATCGGCTCGAGGAACAGCTCAGGAACGCCCAGAAGCTGGAGGCCGTCGGCACCCTGGCCGGCGGGATCGCTCATGACTTCAACAACATCCTCTCCGCCGTCATCGGGTATACCGATCTCCTCCTCGAGGAGGCCGACGCCTATCCGGCGATCCGGGACGACCTGGAAGAAATCGCCAGGGCCGGGATGCGCGCGAGGGACCTCGTGGCCCAACTGTTGTCGTTCAGTCGTCAGGCCAGAACCGAGACCGGTCCGGTGCAGATATATCTGCTGGTCAAGGAGGCCCTCAAGATGTTGCGCTCGGCCCTGCCCAGCAACATCGAGATCGTACAGGAGATCCAATCCTTCGCCGAGATAACGGCCGATCCGGGACAGATCCATCAACTCCTCATGAATCTTTGCACCAACGCCTACCAGGCCATGCGCGAGGACGGCGGCGTCCTGACCGTCCGGCTGGAGGATGTCGAGGTGGATGCGTCCCACACGTTGGCCTTTCCGGATCCGGCGCCGGGTCCTTATCAACGCCTGACGGTATCGGATACGGGTGTCGGCATGGACGAGGCGACCCGACGCCGCATCTTCGATCCTTATTTCACCACGAGGGAAAAAGGGGAAGGCTCGGGGCTGGGCCTTTCCGTGGTTCACGGAATCGTCAGGACCTATGGGGGCGGCATTACGGTTGACAGCCGACCCGGGAAAGGCAGCACATTCACGATTCTGCTACCCGCGATAAAAGCCCGGGAAACAGCCGTTGACCCGGTGGCCGAAACAGTGCCGTTTCCGGTAAATGAACGGATTCTGTTTGTGGACGACGAACCCCAGATGCTGCGAATGGCCCGACAGATGCTTCAGAAGACCGGATACCGGATCGACACGTTGGACAGCAGCCTGAAGGCCCTCGAACAATTCAAAGCCGATCCGGACGGGTACGACATCGTGATCTCCGACATGACCATGCCCGGCCTCACCGGAGACCGGCTGGCCGTTGAAATTCTCAAAATCCGGCCGGATCTGCCGATGATCCTCTGCACCGGATTCAGCGAACGCATCGACGAGGACCGGGCCGCGGCCATCGGGGTGCGGAAACTGGTGATGAAGCCCTTTGTCCGCGCCGAACTGGTTCGCGCCGTCCAGGACGCCCTGGCCGGGTCGAAGGGCACCGACGGTCCGGTTTCAGGGGCATCGACACGATCGGCAGGCGAGCCGTGA